A region of the Acidobacteriota bacterium genome:
CGACCGGCGATATCGGCCAGGAGGCGATCCTCTTCGGGGTTTCCCGTACGCGCCAGGCCGGGTTGTTGCTGCAGGAGTGTCCGGGCGTCGTCGTACTTTCCGTCGACGACGGCGACGGCCAGTCGGTCAGCGTCATCGAGATCCGTAGACGCCCCGCGCTCCCGGAGTCGATCGGCGATCTCCGTGAAGCCACGACGGATCGCATGGGCGTAACAGGTCTTGTGCCCCGCGTTCCTGACCTCGATGTCTGCACCGGCCTCCAGGAGGATCTCAACCGCGTCCAGGCGTCGTCGACGAGTGGCCACGTGCAACGCCGTCTCTTCGAGGGCACCCCAGGTTCGCCCCAGGTCCGTTTCGCGCTTCAGGAGGTCGCGGAGTCGCTCGGCGCCATCGACACCGTAGTCTTCGTCCAGCATGCCATGCAGGGTCGCCATGTCCGCTACCGCTGCTTGCCGCCGTGACGCTTGAAGAGATCGTCGATCATGGAATGGTCGTGAATTTCGCCGTTACTCTTGAAGAGTTCGATCTCGACATCGCCGTCGGACTGGAACTCGATCTCCCATCGTTCTTCCGGGGCGGTGACCGCCACCAGCAACGCACCCTCGCGAACGGAGGAGAGGGTGTAATGGAGATCGGCCTCGTCGAGACGATCCAGAAACGTTGTCAGCGTGGAGAGCTTTGACACGGGGCCCCCAAACTAATTTGTGAGTGCCAGGACCTCGGTCTCCGTTTTGTGAGACCAGCCGCGGAACACCCGGAGTACCCGCCCATTCTCATCCAGGAGCACCGTCATGGGAACCGTCAATTCACCCAACGGGAAGAGTTGGTCGAGACCGGCCACATCGGTGGTGAAAATCGGGTAGTCGACGCTGCGAGAAGCGATGTACCCGGGGACCTGTCCGACAGTCTCCGGCGAGTCGACGCTGATCCCCACCAGATCGACACCGCTCTGACCCAGGCGGCCGGACAGTTTCTGCAGTTCCGGAATCTCCTTCGAGCAGGGGACACACCAGGTGGCCCACAGGTTGACCAGCAGCTTGCGACCGGGGCGCACGAGACCATCGAGTGTGGCGGCGTTGCCATCCAGGTCCGCCAGGGCCAGATCGGGGAAACGCTCCTGGAGCCGGAAGCCCAGACTGGCCAGTGCTCGTTGCTCGGCGGTCGGCGGATCGACGAGGTTGAAGGACGGCAAATCGGTAACCTCGAAGCCATCCCGACCCTCGGTCACGCGGATCGTCTGATTCGCGGCGATGTCGCCCAGGGTCTGGACCTGTCCATCGGGCCAGACAACCTCGACACTACGGGCGTGGGCCGACTCTCCCAGACCGAACAGCAGCCGCTGGTCGCTCTGGGACAGGTAACCGCTGCCACCGGACTTCAGCTTGGTCTGTTGGCCGACCTTGCTTTGCATACGGACGACCGTTCCGAACGCGTCTTTACCCGAGGCGTCGCCGACAAGCTCCACTCGCAGGTAGTGCTGCTGGTTGCCGACGTTGTTGCGGAAGAGGAAATGCGCCTCGCCCTGCTCGGCCGTCAGGAAAACGTCGGTGTCCCCATCGTTGTCGAAGTCGGCGAAGCAGGTGCCGCGACCATCGGAGATGGAATCGACGCCGGAGACTCCGGAGATGTCGAGGAACCGATCGCCGAGGTTCCACTTCAACATGTCACGCTCGTAACCGCTGAACGAAAACCCCTTCTTGAAGATGGTTCCCATATGACCGTCGTGGTACTCGGCGTTACCCGCGTCCTCGACCCGTTCCGCGGCAGCCACCACGTGGCGCCAGAAGAGGCTTCACGTGTCCTTCATGGACTTGCCCGAGATGAACCCGTTGGGCGAGTAGACGTCCTCCCGGCCGTCATTGTCGAAGTCGACGAAACCACCGCCGAAGGCCCAGCCACCGGCCAGGCCACCCAGTTCGTCGGTGACGTCTTCGAAGTGGCCCTCGCCGTCGTTGCGGTAGAGGCTGTTGCCGATCGCCTGCTTGGTCAGCTGAACGCGGATCTCATGTTCCTCGGGGTAAAGCCGACTCAGAATCCGCTTGCCCGCCGTGGAGGACATGTTGGTGACGTGTAGATCGAGATCGCCGTCGTTGTCATAGTCGCCGAACGAGACACCCATGCCGAAGCCGGGGTCGACCACACCCATCTCTTCCGCCACATCGACGAAGCGATCGCCCTCGTTGCGGAACATGCCGTTGCGGCCGAAATCGTTGGTGACGTAGAGATCCTGGTCGCCGTCCTCGTCGATGTCGACGAATCCGGCGGCATAACTCCAACGATCGTCCGCGACGCCCCAGGCGACGGATTCCTCGGCGAAGGTCCCATCCTGCTGGTTGATCAACAACAGGTTCGGCGTGCCGTTGGTGGCCTGGACCCAGGAGTTGGGCATGACGGTGCCATAACGGTTGTAGCTGGCGACGTAGATGTCCGGATAGCCGTCGGAGTTGACGTCGGCGGCGACGGCGCTGAAGCCCACCGCATCGCGATCGACTCTCGCCTGCTCCGAGATATCCAGGAAGCGGACCTTGCCGTCGGGGATGAATCGATT
Encoded here:
- a CDS encoding ankyrin repeat domain-containing protein, giving the protein MATLHGMLDEDYGVDGAERLRDLLKRETDLGRTWGALEETALHVATRRRRLDAVEILLEAGADIEVRNAGHKTCYAHAIRRGFTEIADRLRERGASTDLDDADRLAVAVVDGKYDDARTLLQQQPGLARTGNPEEDRLLADIAGRFETEPVRLLLDAGADLTAPGLDHGTPLHQAAWFGQPENARLLIDAGAPLDLFDATHASSPVGWAVHGSRYSGGAKERESVYVELVRMLLRAGSRLHYPDDPQGDAYRRRLLTDASPAVRDVLRTAR
- a CDS encoding ASPIC/UnbV domain-containing protein, which gives rise to MVAAAERVEDAGNAEYHDGHMGTIFKKGFSFSGYERDMLKWNLGDRFLDISGVSGVDSISDGRGTCFADFDNDGDTDVFLTAEQGEAHFLFRNNVGNQQHYLRVELVGDASGKDAFGTVVRMQSKVGQQTKLKSGGSGYLSQSDQRLLFGLGESAHARSVEVVWPDGQVQTLGDIAANQTIRVTEGRDGFEVTDLPSFNLVDPPTAEQRALASLGFRLQERFPDLALADLDGNAATLDGLVRPGRKLLVNLWATWCVPCSKEIPELQKLSGRLGQSGVDLVGISVDSPETVGQVPGYIASRSVDYPIFTTDVAGLDQLFPLGELTVPMTVLLDENGRVLRVFRGWSHKTETEVLALTN
- a CDS encoding VCBS repeat-containing protein — protein: DGPTLPTDVAEAHTVARWIDERHWELATETATQQTHEAFLEGFAGLTARFQQLEDVRFKVSSSELDDATQAGTANIKFFIVGRNEDGHRERVDGKLHAKLRRATAEDRWQFTGFELYKLGALQSRVDLFDEIALTAGVATRFPPFGEGKNQGFVYHGVATADVNLDGLLDVATSGVERNRLFINRGDGTFDDLSDESLIGYAPVGAGALFLDFDNDGDSDLFMAAVGRQILFENRFIPDGKVRFLDISEQARVDRDAVGFSAVAADVNSDGYPDIYVASYNRYGTVMPNSWVQATNGTPNLLLINQQDGTFAEESVAWGVADDRWSYAAGFVDIDEDGDQDLYVTNDFGRNGMFRNEGDRFVDVAEEMGVVDPGFGMGVSFGDYDNDGDLDLHVTNMSSTAGKRILSRLYPEEHEIRVQLTKQAIGNSLYRNDGEGHFEDVTDELGGLAGGWAFGGGFVDFDNDGREDVYSPNGFISGKSMKDT